Proteins found in one Syntrophorhabdaceae bacterium genomic segment:
- the rpsK gene encoding 30S ribosomal protein S11: MAKVRRSGKKKVKKNIPVGGAYIQSSFNNTIITITDPQGNVVSWSSGGVVGFKGSRKSTPFAAQLAAENAAKKAMEHGLRTVDVYVKGPGAGREAALRALQSAGLKIHLIRDVTPIPHNGCRPPKRRRV; this comes from the coding sequence ATGGCTAAGGTCAGAAGAAGCGGTAAGAAAAAAGTAAAAAAGAATATCCCCGTCGGTGGAGCATATATACAATCAAGCTTCAATAACACGATAATTACGATCACCGATCCGCAGGGCAACGTCGTGTCGTGGTCGAGCGGAGGGGTCGTGGGTTTTAAGGGTTCGAGGAAGAGCACGCCCTTTGCCGCCCAGCTTGCCGCGGAGAACGCCGCAAAAAAGGCAATGGAACATGGGCTCAGGACAGTCGATGTCTATGTGAAGGGCCCGGGAGCAGGACGTGAGGCGGCGCTCAGGGCACTCCAGAGTGCAGGGTTAAAGATCCACCTCATCCGCGACGTAACGCCCATTCCCC
- the rpsM gene encoding 30S ribosomal protein S13, with product MARIAGVDIPREKRIEVSLTYIYGIGRTLSNKILIQAGIDPNKRTNTLLDEEIAKIRDILETEYKVEGDLRKEVSMNIKRLMDIGCYRGLRHRRSLPVRGQRTKTNSRTRKGPRKTSMKRK from the coding sequence GTGGCACGAATTGCTGGTGTTGACATACCGAGGGAGAAGAGGATCGAGGTATCCCTGACCTACATTTATGGCATCGGGAGAACGCTTTCCAACAAGATCCTGATTCAGGCCGGGATCGATCCGAACAAGAGGACCAATACTCTCCTCGATGAAGAGATCGCGAAGATCAGGGATATTCTGGAGACTGAATATAAGGTCGAAGGTGATCTGAGAAAAGAAGTGAGCATGAACATCAAGAGGCTCATGGATATCGGGTGTTACCGCGGCCTCAGGCATAGAAGAAGCCTTCCGGTGCGTGGACAGAGGACGAAGACGAATTCCCGTACCCGTAAGGGTCCCCGGAAGACTTCGATGAAACGAAAATAA
- the rpmJ gene encoding 50S ribosomal protein L36, with protein sequence MKVKPSVKKRCDKCKIIKRKGIVRIICENPKHKQKQG encoded by the coding sequence ATGAAGGTAAAACCTTCGGTGAAGAAAAGATGTGACAAATGCAAGATTATCAAGCGAAAGGGTATTGTCAGGATCATTTGCGAAAACCCCAAGCATAAACAGAAACAGGGTTAA